A stretch of Prunus dulcis chromosome 6, ALMONDv2, whole genome shotgun sequence DNA encodes these proteins:
- the LOC117632448 gene encoding diphthine--ammonia ligase isoform X1 has translation MKVVALVSGGKDSCYAMMKCIQYGHQIVAVANLMPADDSVDELDSYMYQTVGHQIVVSYAECMGVPLFRRRIQGSTRHQKLSYRMTLGDEVEDMFFLLNEVKRQIPSVTGVSSGAIASDYQRLRVESVCSRLGLVSLAYLWKQDQSLLLQEMITNGIVAITVKVAAMGLDPSKHLGKEMASLQPYLHKLKELYGINVCGEGGEYETLTLDCPLFVNARIMLDEFQVILHSSDSIAPVGVLHPLAFHLENKAQSCSLGSSDKTHEMYHEKKGFVCEVQGDHPQGCDAACQDDALVNNLVELAEHKLHISRTQKGDTFSICSRLQDSCTTSPGLQEDLEAILKKIESLLVENGFGWENVLYIHLYIADMNEFATANDTYVRYITQEKCPFGVPSRSTIELPLLQVGLGSAYMEVFVANDHTKRVLHVQSISCWAPSCIGPYSQATLHKEILHMAGQLGLNPPTMTLCQGGAIDELEKALENSEAVAKCFNCSVSTSAIAFVIYCSTKIPSTERFKIQDKQDAFLKQTRVFNLDKGTNSEAFDPIFLYVLVPDLPKGALVEVKPILFVADDIEEPTGDVKEQSCSSTPGYWGFQHAEWHDSCFQKCVVPGKLCTVILSVNSEPAATICHDHLVGNKNKGDNQNSLTEWQMDRVLRFCIYLLDKIITESGFSWDDTMYLRFYFPISLQVPANALSLMFTNAFDELAAMGRIIKTGKEPIFNLVPVLGAGRSSASMDDIITCELLARKS, from the exons ATGAAGGTGGTGGCTTTAGTAAGCGGCGGCAAAGACAGCTGTTATGCCATGATGAAGTGTATCCAATATGGCCACCAG ATTGTTGCAGTGGCAAATTTGATGCCTGCTGATGATTCGGTGGACGAGCTTGATAGCTACATGTATCAAACT GTTGGACACCAGATAGTTGTCAGCTATGCAGAATGCATGGGAGTTCCGTTGTTCAGAAGGCGAATCCAAGGATCCACAAG GCATCAGAAGCTTAGCTATAGAATGACTCTTGGGGATGAAGTTGAagatatgttttttttgttaaatgaaGTGAAAAGACAGATCCCTTCTGTCACAGGCGTATCTTCCGGTGCTATTGCATCAGACTATCAAAGGCTGCGGGTGGAAAGTGTCTGTTCTAGGTTAGGGCTTGTTTCTCTAGCATACCTGTGGAAACAAGATCAGTCATTGCTTCTTCAAGAAATG ATAACTAATGGGATTGTGGCGATTACAGTGAAG GTTGCTGCCATGGGGTTGGATCCCTCAAAGCACTTGGGCAAAGAAATGGCATCCTTGCAGCCCTATCTGCATAAGTTGAAAGA GTTGTATGGTATTAATGTGTGCGGAGAAGGAGGGGAATATGAAACGTTGACACTGGATTGCCCTCTCTTTGTT AACGCTCGAATCATGCTGGATGAGTTTCAAGTTATACTGCACTCATCAGATTCCATAGCTCCAGTTGGGGTGCTTCATCCCCTGGCTTTTCATTTGGAAAATAAGGCACAATCCTGTTCTTTGGGAAGCAGTGACAAAACCCATGAGATGTATCATGAGAAGAAGGGTTTTGTATGTGAAGTGCAAGGAGACCATCCCCAAGGATGTGATGCTGCATGCCAGGATGATGCCCTAGTTAACAATTTGGTTGAACTTGCTGAACATAAACTTCACatttcaagaacacaaaaggGTGATACGTTTTCTATTTGTTCCCGGTTGCAAGATTCATGTACAACTTCCCCAG GTTTGCAAGAAGATCTGGAGgctattttaaagaaaattgaatCACTACTTGTAGAAAATGGTTTTGGTTGGGAAAATGTTCTGTATATTCATCTTTATATTGCTGATATGAATGAGTTTGCTACAGCAAATGATACATATGTGAGATATATAACTCAGGAAAAGTGTCCTTTTGGAGTTCCATCCCGCAGTACAATTGAACTGCCTTTGTTGCAAGTGGGTTTAGGTAGTGCTTACATGGAAGTTTTTGTGGCAAATGACCATACCAAAAGAGTTCTACATGTACAAAGTATATCTTGTTGGGCACCCAGTTGTATTGGACCATATAGCCAG GCAACTTTGCATAAGGAGATACTTCACATGGCTGGACAGTTGGGACTCAACCCTCCCACAATGACATTATGCCAAGGAGGCGCCATTGATGAGCTGGAAAAAGCCCTTGAAAACAGTGAAGCAGTGGCTAAATGCTTTAACTGTTCAGTATCTACTTCAGCTATTGCCTTCGTCATTTACTGTTCAACAAAAATTCCATCAACAGAGAGATTTAAAATCCAGGACAAGCAGGATGCGTTCCTTAAACAAACAAGGGTCTTCAATTTGGATAAAGGAACCAATTCTGAAGCATTTGATCCCATTTTTCTATATGTCCTTGTCCCTGATCTGCCAAAAGG GGCCCTTGTAGAAGTTAAACCCATTCTGTTTGTTGCAGACGATattgaagaaccaactggagATGTGAAAGAGCAATCTTGCTCAAGCACTCCTGGTTACTGGGGTTTTCAGCATGCAGAGTGGCATGATTCTTGTTTTCAGAAATGTGTTGTTCCTGGAAAATTATGTACAGTCATTTTGTCTGTCAATAGTGAACCTGCTGCGACCATCTGTCATGACCATCTAGTTGGTAACAAGAACAAAGGGGATAATCAAAATTCTCTCACAGAGTGGCAGATGGATAGAGTATTAAGATTTTGCATATATCTTCTTGATAAAATTATCACGGAGAGCGGTTTCTCTTGGGATGACACAATG TATTTGAGGTTCTACTTTCCAATAAGTCTTCAAGTGCCCGCAAATGCACTCTCACTCATGTTCACCAATGCATTCGATGAACTTGCTGCAATGGGTCGGATAATCAAGACTGGCAAGGAACCCATCTTCAACCTTGTTCCCGTCTTAGGTGCCGGGAGGTCTTCAGCATCCATGGATGATATAATCACCTGTGAACTTTTAGCTCGGAAGTCCTGA
- the LOC117632448 gene encoding diphthine--ammonia ligase isoform X2, producing the protein MQNAWEFRCSEGESKDPQGKTFKKEIWHQKLSYRMTLGDEVEDMFFLLNEVKRQIPSVTGVSSGAIASDYQRLRVESVCSRLGLVSLAYLWKQDQSLLLQEMITNGIVAITVKVAAMGLDPSKHLGKEMASLQPYLHKLKELYGINVCGEGGEYETLTLDCPLFVNARIMLDEFQVILHSSDSIAPVGVLHPLAFHLENKAQSCSLGSSDKTHEMYHEKKGFVCEVQGDHPQGCDAACQDDALVNNLVELAEHKLHISRTQKGDTFSICSRLQDSCTTSPGLQEDLEAILKKIESLLVENGFGWENVLYIHLYIADMNEFATANDTYVRYITQEKCPFGVPSRSTIELPLLQVGLGSAYMEVFVANDHTKRVLHVQSISCWAPSCIGPYSQATLHKEILHMAGQLGLNPPTMTLCQGGAIDELEKALENSEAVAKCFNCSVSTSAIAFVIYCSTKIPSTERFKIQDKQDAFLKQTRVFNLDKGTNSEAFDPIFLYVLVPDLPKGALVEVKPILFVADDIEEPTGDVKEQSCSSTPGYWGFQHAEWHDSCFQKCVVPGKLCTVILSVNSEPAATICHDHLVGNKNKGDNQNSLTEWQMDRVLRFCIYLLDKIITESGFSWDDTMYLRFYFPISLQVPANALSLMFTNAFDELAAMGRIIKTGKEPIFNLVPVLGAGRSSASMDDIITCELLARKS; encoded by the exons ATGCAGAATGCATGGGAGTTCCGTTGTTCAGAAGGCGAATCCAAGGATCCACAAGGCAAGACTTTTAAGAAGGAAATTTG GCATCAGAAGCTTAGCTATAGAATGACTCTTGGGGATGAAGTTGAagatatgttttttttgttaaatgaaGTGAAAAGACAGATCCCTTCTGTCACAGGCGTATCTTCCGGTGCTATTGCATCAGACTATCAAAGGCTGCGGGTGGAAAGTGTCTGTTCTAGGTTAGGGCTTGTTTCTCTAGCATACCTGTGGAAACAAGATCAGTCATTGCTTCTTCAAGAAATG ATAACTAATGGGATTGTGGCGATTACAGTGAAG GTTGCTGCCATGGGGTTGGATCCCTCAAAGCACTTGGGCAAAGAAATGGCATCCTTGCAGCCCTATCTGCATAAGTTGAAAGA GTTGTATGGTATTAATGTGTGCGGAGAAGGAGGGGAATATGAAACGTTGACACTGGATTGCCCTCTCTTTGTT AACGCTCGAATCATGCTGGATGAGTTTCAAGTTATACTGCACTCATCAGATTCCATAGCTCCAGTTGGGGTGCTTCATCCCCTGGCTTTTCATTTGGAAAATAAGGCACAATCCTGTTCTTTGGGAAGCAGTGACAAAACCCATGAGATGTATCATGAGAAGAAGGGTTTTGTATGTGAAGTGCAAGGAGACCATCCCCAAGGATGTGATGCTGCATGCCAGGATGATGCCCTAGTTAACAATTTGGTTGAACTTGCTGAACATAAACTTCACatttcaagaacacaaaaggGTGATACGTTTTCTATTTGTTCCCGGTTGCAAGATTCATGTACAACTTCCCCAG GTTTGCAAGAAGATCTGGAGgctattttaaagaaaattgaatCACTACTTGTAGAAAATGGTTTTGGTTGGGAAAATGTTCTGTATATTCATCTTTATATTGCTGATATGAATGAGTTTGCTACAGCAAATGATACATATGTGAGATATATAACTCAGGAAAAGTGTCCTTTTGGAGTTCCATCCCGCAGTACAATTGAACTGCCTTTGTTGCAAGTGGGTTTAGGTAGTGCTTACATGGAAGTTTTTGTGGCAAATGACCATACCAAAAGAGTTCTACATGTACAAAGTATATCTTGTTGGGCACCCAGTTGTATTGGACCATATAGCCAG GCAACTTTGCATAAGGAGATACTTCACATGGCTGGACAGTTGGGACTCAACCCTCCCACAATGACATTATGCCAAGGAGGCGCCATTGATGAGCTGGAAAAAGCCCTTGAAAACAGTGAAGCAGTGGCTAAATGCTTTAACTGTTCAGTATCTACTTCAGCTATTGCCTTCGTCATTTACTGTTCAACAAAAATTCCATCAACAGAGAGATTTAAAATCCAGGACAAGCAGGATGCGTTCCTTAAACAAACAAGGGTCTTCAATTTGGATAAAGGAACCAATTCTGAAGCATTTGATCCCATTTTTCTATATGTCCTTGTCCCTGATCTGCCAAAAGG GGCCCTTGTAGAAGTTAAACCCATTCTGTTTGTTGCAGACGATattgaagaaccaactggagATGTGAAAGAGCAATCTTGCTCAAGCACTCCTGGTTACTGGGGTTTTCAGCATGCAGAGTGGCATGATTCTTGTTTTCAGAAATGTGTTGTTCCTGGAAAATTATGTACAGTCATTTTGTCTGTCAATAGTGAACCTGCTGCGACCATCTGTCATGACCATCTAGTTGGTAACAAGAACAAAGGGGATAATCAAAATTCTCTCACAGAGTGGCAGATGGATAGAGTATTAAGATTTTGCATATATCTTCTTGATAAAATTATCACGGAGAGCGGTTTCTCTTGGGATGACACAATG TATTTGAGGTTCTACTTTCCAATAAGTCTTCAAGTGCCCGCAAATGCACTCTCACTCATGTTCACCAATGCATTCGATGAACTTGCTGCAATGGGTCGGATAATCAAGACTGGCAAGGAACCCATCTTCAACCTTGTTCCCGTCTTAGGTGCCGGGAGGTCTTCAGCATCCATGGATGATATAATCACCTGTGAACTTTTAGCTCGGAAGTCCTGA
- the LOC117632449 gene encoding ankyrin repeat domain-containing protein 13C-B translates to MKNESNISFGTERTVKSIESMEDFSKYSHSPAHLAVARRDCASLRRIISTLPRLSKASEVSTEAESHEAELRADAVSAVIDRRDVPGRETPLHLAVRLRDPTSAEILMAAGADWSLQNENGWSALQEAVCTREEAIAMIIARHYQPLAWAKWCRRLPRIVASTARIRDFYMEISFHFESSVIPFIGRIAPSDTYRIWKRGSNLRADMTLAGFDGFRIQRSDQTFLFLGEGYSSEDGNVNLAPGSLIVLAHKEKEITNALEGAGAQPTEAEVAHEVALMSQTNMYRPGIDVTQAELVPHLNWRRQERTEMVGNWKAKVYDMLHVMVSVKSRRVPGAMTDEELFAVDDEERVANGGDNDEYDDVLTAEEKMQLDSALRGNSDGACEDEENGVSDCHENGLGGSYENCESNGVVKEKKSWFGWNKKSSKGNDDSEDPKILKKFSKLAPEGGNQKSLDHQKPSSEFPRDDIADAKKGKDKNSKKKKKKVASDAKHESEYKKGLRPVLWLTPDFPLKTDELLPLLDILANKVKAIRRLRELLTTKLPHGTFPVKVAIPIVPTIRVLVTFTKFEELQPLEEFSTPLSSPAHFQDAKSKESEGSSSWISWVRGGRGGQSSDSDSHRYKDEIDPFLIPLDYTWVDANEKKRRMKAKKAKSKKHRKHATAKASDGGHQASEDIEE, encoded by the exons atgaaaaatgaaagcaaCATTAGCTTCGGAACTGAGAGAACAGTAAAATCCATAGAATCAATGgaagatttttcaaaatattccCACAGTCCAGCTCATTTGGCGGTTGCACGACGTGACTGTGCCTCCCTCAGGCGCATTATCTCTACTCTCCCTCGGCTTTCCAAGGCCAGTGAAGTAAGCACTGAAGCCGAATCTCATGAGGCTGAGCTCCGAGCTGATGCTGTCTCAGCTGTCATTGATCGCCGAGATGTTCCTGGTCGTGAGACTCCTCTTCATCTAGCAGTGCGTCTCCGTGACCCAACCTCAGCTGAGATTCTGATGGCGGCTGGTGCTGATTGGAGTCTTCAAAACGAGAATGGTTGGAGTGCTCTCCAAGAAGCCGTCTGCACTAGAGAGGAAGCAATTGCTATGATTATTGCGCGTCACTACCAGCCCCTTGCTTGGGCTAAATGGTGTCGTAGACTTCCCCGTATTGTTGCCTCTACGGCCCGTATTCGTGATTTTTACATGGAGATAAGTTTTCACTTTGAGAGCTCAGTCATCCCGTTTATTGGTCGAATTGCCCCATCGGATACTTACCGCATTTGGAAGCGTGGTTCTAATCTTCGAGCTGACATGACCCTTGCTGGCTTTGATGGGTTTCGAATTCAAAGGTCTGATCAAACATTTCTGTTTCTTGGAGAGGGGTACTCTTCAGAGGATGGTAATGTGAATTTGGCACCTGGTTCTTTGATTGTTCTTGCACATAAGGAGAAAGAAATCACAAATGCTTTGGAAGGAGCTGGTGCCCAACCAACCGAAGCTGAAGTTGCCCATGAAGTGGCCTTGATGTCACAGACAAATATGTATAGGCCAGGCATTGATGTTACTCAGGCTGAGCTTGTTCCCCATTTAAATTGGAGGCGACAAGAGAGGACCGAGATGGTTGGAAATTGGAAGGCCAAAGTTTATGATATGCTTCACGTGATGGTTAGTGTGAAGTCAAGGCGGGTTCCTGGTGCTATGACCGATGAGGAGCTCTTTGCAGTGGACGATGAAGAAAGGGTGGCAAATGGGGGTGATAATGATGAATATGATGATGTATTGACTGCTGAGGAAAAAATGCAGTTGGATTCTGCACTTCGAGGGAACTCAGATGGTGCTTGTGAGGATGAGGAAAATGGGGTCTCTGACTGCCATGAAAATGGTTTGGGAGGATCCTATGAGAATTGTGAATCCAACGGTGTTGTTAAGGAGAAGAAGAGTTGGTTTGGTTGGAACAAGAAAAGTTCAAAGGGAAATGATGATTCTGAagatccaaagattttgaagaaGTTCTCAAAGTTGGCCCCAGAAGGTGGCAACCAGAAATCACTTGATCATCAAAAACCTTCATCTGAATTTCCTAGAGATGATATTGCAGATgccaagaaaggaaaagataaaaacagtaagaagaaaaagaagaaagtggcCAGTGATGCTAAGCATGAGAGTGAGTACAAAAAGGGTCTGAGACCTGTCTTGTGGTTGACACCAGATTTCCCTTTGAAAACAGATGAGCTTCTTCCTTTACTAGACATCTTAGCAAACAAGGTCAAGGCTATAAGGAGACTCAGGGAGCTTTTGACTACTAAACTTCCCCATGGCACTTTTCCTGTCAAG GTTGCTATCCCAATCGTCCCAACAATACGAGTTCTTGTAACTTTTACGAAATTTGAGGAGCTTCAGCCATTGGAGGAGTTTTCAACCCCTCTCTCCAGTCCAGCACATTTTCAGGATGCAAAGTCAAAGGAATCAGAAGGATCCTCATCATGGATATCATGGGTAAGAGGGGGTCGTGGTGGGCAATCAAGTGACAGCGATAGCCACCGATATAAGGATGAGATTGACCCTTTCCTCATACCATTGGACTATACCTGGGTTGATGCCAATGAGAAAAAACGCCGCATGAAAGCCAAGAAAGCTAAGAGCAAGAAACACAGGAAACATGCAACAGCCAAGGCTAGTGATGGGGGACATCAGGCAAGTGAGGATATCGAAGAATAG